The Candidatus Megaera polyxenophila genome includes a region encoding these proteins:
- a CDS encoding S-adenosylmethionine-binding protein, with protein MELIINPEFQNLIPSLNLEELSSLEASLKHEGCRDPLVVWNNTIIDGHHRYAICTKHGISFDVVEKSELETELDVKLWMINNQFSRRNLPTETRLALAYRFKEFEAEKAKERMQATQFKEIDNTASKLVYTPQLDNATPENTEKGRALEAIAKRAGVSHMTAFQYDKIQQQGTEEQKAEVAEGKSSIKKVYTQIKKAERLEKNKATEWPKGKYRVIYADPPWQYGDERSGFGGATDHYNTMTMEELKSMPVVSLSEENAVLFLWGTAPLLPEALDLINSWGFKYKTNIIWDKVRANLGNYTSVRHEHLFIATKGSGVPDNTSRVDSVQVVERVGRHSEKPEEFRNIIETLYTYGNKLELFARKSVEEWEVFGNEI; from the coding sequence ATGGAACTAATAATTAATCCAGAATTTCAAAATCTTATTCCAAGTTTAAACCTAGAGGAATTAAGTTCGTTAGAAGCTAGCCTTAAGCATGAAGGTTGCCGTGATCCGCTAGTAGTATGGAATAATACCATAATAGACGGACACCACAGGTATGCTATTTGTACTAAGCACGGCATAAGCTTTGACGTAGTAGAAAAATCAGAGTTAGAAACCGAACTGGATGTAAAACTCTGGATGATCAATAACCAGTTTAGCAGAAGGAACTTGCCAACAGAAACTAGACTTGCTCTTGCATATAGGTTCAAGGAGTTTGAGGCGGAAAAAGCTAAGGAAAGGATGCAGGCTACTCAGTTTAAAGAAATAGATAATACGGCTAGTAAACTAGTTTACACACCGCAACTAGATAATGCAACACCAGAAAACACAGAAAAGGGTAGAGCATTAGAGGCTATAGCTAAACGTGCAGGTGTAAGCCATATGACAGCTTTCCAGTATGATAAAATTCAACAACAAGGCACTGAGGAACAAAAAGCCGAAGTTGCCGAGGGCAAGTCCAGTATTAAGAAAGTCTATACCCAAATTAAAAAAGCCGAGCGTCTAGAGAAGAATAAAGCTACAGAGTGGCCAAAAGGTAAGTACCGAGTTATATATGCCGATCCACCATGGCAATATGGGGACGAGAGAAGCGGTTTTGGCGGGGCTACCGATCACTACAACACAATGACTATGGAGGAGCTTAAAAGCATGCCTGTTGTCTCTCTATCTGAAGAAAACGCTGTTTTATTTCTATGGGGTACAGCTCCGTTATTACCAGAGGCACTGGATCTCATAAATTCTTGGGGCTTTAAATATAAAACCAATATTATCTGGGATAAGGTGCGAGCCAACCTCGGTAATTATACTTCTGTAAGGCATGAGCATTTATTTATAGCTACTAAGGGAAGCGGCGTGCCTGACAATACGAGTAGAGTTGACTCGGTACAGGTTGTTGAGAGGGTTGGGCGTCATTCGGAAAAACCCGAGGAATTTAGGAACATAATTGAAACTCTATACACCTACGGCAACAAGCTTGAACTTTTTGCTCGCAAGTCAGTAGAAGAGTGGGAGGTTTTTGGCAATGAAATTTGA
- a CDS encoding transposase produces MNFFEFNKQFPTELDCIKYFITIRYNNKPVCRHCGSDRLTHRRDTPKNFQCIFCNKGFSIFKGTIFEKSDTDLRKWFYAIHLFLNSKKGISGYQLKREIGVTYKTAWRMLKQIRLAMGNIENQQFFGTLIEVDETYVGGRPRKKNNRDDDNDNLPPVNKRGRGTKKNVVVGCIDKINKSVFAKVMIKNNDGKKLTGKQLLDVLNQVITQDSVIISDEFKGYNILGKKTSHIHLRVDHTKEYVASGNIHTNNMENFWGTLKRGILGIYHHVSAKHLQKYVDEFAFRYNTRENGCVFNLILQQAVF; encoded by the coding sequence ATGAACTTTTTTGAATTTAACAAACAGTTTCCTACTGAACTTGATTGTATAAAGTACTTTATCACAATTAGGTATAATAATAAACCCGTTTGCAGACATTGCGGGAGCGACAGATTAACACACAGAAGAGATACACCTAAAAATTTTCAATGTATCTTCTGTAATAAAGGTTTCTCAATCTTCAAAGGGACAATATTTGAGAAGTCTGACACTGATTTACGTAAATGGTTTTATGCTATTCACTTGTTTTTAAATAGTAAAAAAGGTATATCAGGCTACCAACTAAAAAGAGAAATAGGCGTTACTTATAAAACGGCTTGGCGTATGCTTAAGCAAATCAGGCTTGCTATGGGTAATATTGAAAACCAGCAATTTTTTGGTACTTTAATTGAAGTGGATGAGACCTATGTAGGCGGTAGACCTAGGAAGAAAAACAATAGAGATGATGATAACGATAACTTACCACCAGTAAATAAAAGGGGGCGTGGTACTAAAAAGAACGTTGTTGTTGGTTGTATTGATAAGATAAATAAGTCTGTATTTGCTAAAGTTATGATTAAAAACAACGATGGCAAGAAATTAACAGGTAAGCAGCTATTAGATGTATTGAATCAAGTTATAACCCAAGATAGCGTCATTATTAGCGATGAGTTCAAAGGATATAATATCCTCGGTAAGAAAACAAGCCATATCCATTTAAGAGTAGACCATACGAAAGAATATGTAGCCAGCGGTAACATTCACACCAACAATATGGAGAACTTTTGGGGAACTCTAAAGCGTGGAATACTCGGCATATATCACCACGTATCAGCTAAGCATCTTCAAAAGTATGTTGATGAGTTTGCTTTTAGATATAATACTAGAGAAAATGGTTGTGTATTTAATTTGATTTTACAACAGGCGGTTTTCTAA
- a CDS encoding DNA/RNA helicase, which produces MPNRMDTINSQLIEASSTGYQLTIEQKQCVEAARVGKDVKIKAFAGSGKTSTLVVISRELSGKGLYLAYNKAIAADAVKKFPSHVDCKTAHSIAYRATAYRIKDRVHTLSIFDITRYVDIKRIYSYEENDIAFLVLKLLRVFVNSDKKEIDRKFKYSGVLDDVAGESLEETESIKDYVIERAAEYWQACTERGSNLPIEHDFYLKMYQLSNPDLSGVYDFILFDECQDANPVLLDILLKQKCQKIYVGDEHQQIYSWRGSINSFAKLGGEVCYLSRSFRFGNEISRLANIIISAKNEAQLLCGSASIESKLVVNKLTAPFTVLCRTNARIIEKILAFQKQKLHVVGGVSEILNLAKSGYALFTCNKDKVSHSKLKHFKSWEAMLHFNHKYQDPDITFLAKLIKEHKGSFKKIINQIEDAYYVEESMAEVTLSTIHKSKGREWDNVVLEDDFIIFNNEVPLEEILVYDVEELNLIYVGVTRTKANLLLSTGVSSFLKRLQGFTTKRMNLILDVELKDSAKVYQFPSREVVVI; this is translated from the coding sequence ATGCCTAATAGGATGGATACTATTAACTCTCAATTAATCGAAGCAAGCAGTACCGGTTACCAGTTAACTATAGAGCAGAAGCAATGTGTAGAAGCGGCACGTGTTGGTAAGGACGTAAAGATAAAGGCATTTGCCGGTAGCGGTAAGACTTCCACTTTAGTAGTAATATCTAGGGAGTTGTCTGGTAAAGGTTTATACCTTGCTTATAATAAAGCTATTGCCGCTGATGCCGTTAAGAAATTCCCCTCACATGTTGATTGCAAGACGGCTCATAGTATTGCCTACAGGGCAACTGCTTATCGAATAAAAGATCGGGTTCATACTTTGAGTATTTTTGATATTACAAGGTATGTGGATATAAAACGAATATACAGCTATGAAGAGAACGACATAGCTTTTCTGGTATTGAAACTATTACGTGTTTTTGTTAATAGCGATAAGAAGGAAATAGACAGGAAGTTTAAATATAGCGGTGTATTGGATGATGTGGCAGGTGAGAGCTTGGAAGAAACAGAGTCTATAAAAGATTACGTCATTGAAAGGGCAGCGGAATATTGGCAAGCGTGTACGGAGAGAGGATCAAATTTGCCTATAGAGCATGATTTTTACCTGAAGATGTACCAGCTATCAAATCCTGATTTAAGTGGTGTTTACGATTTTATCCTATTTGATGAGTGTCAGGATGCCAACCCTGTGTTACTGGATATCTTACTTAAGCAGAAATGTCAGAAAATTTATGTCGGTGATGAACACCAGCAGATATATTCATGGCGAGGGTCAATTAACAGTTTTGCTAAATTGGGTGGTGAAGTCTGTTATTTAAGCAGGTCATTCCGTTTTGGTAATGAAATAAGCAGGCTTGCAAACATAATTATTTCTGCAAAGAATGAAGCGCAGCTTTTATGCGGCAGTGCAAGCATAGAGAGTAAGCTTGTAGTAAACAAATTAACAGCTCCGTTTACTGTCTTATGTCGTACCAATGCACGGATTATAGAGAAAATATTAGCTTTTCAGAAACAGAAGCTTCATGTGGTTGGAGGCGTAAGTGAAATATTAAATCTAGCTAAAAGCGGTTATGCACTTTTTACCTGTAATAAAGACAAGGTCAGTCATAGCAAGTTAAAGCACTTTAAGTCATGGGAGGCAATGTTACATTTTAATCATAAGTACCAAGACCCCGATATTACTTTCCTTGCAAAGTTAATTAAGGAGCATAAAGGTTCTTTTAAAAAAATTATTAATCAGATAGAGGATGCTTACTATGTTGAGGAGAGCATGGCAGAGGTAACATTATCAACTATTCACAAGTCAAAAGGTAGGGAATGGGATAACGTAGTACTTGAGGACGATTTCATTATTTTTAACAATGAAGTGCCGTTAGAGGAAATATTGGTTTATGATGTAGAGGAGTTGAATTTGATATACGTAGGAGTAACAAGGACAAAGGCTAATCTGTTATTGAGTACTGGAGTAAGCAGCTTTCTTAAGAGATTACAAGGGTTTACTACTAAAAGAATGAATCTTATTCTTGATGTAGAATTAAAGGATTCTGCCAAGGTTTATCAGTTTCCTTCTCGTGAAGTTGTGGTAATTTAA
- a CDS encoding membrane protein, whose protein sequence is MTNQNKDISVQSDSIQDNVEAEKLINTSVLISFGKNVRTKEVQNEEINWDEFIDNFILKPKEHIVEYDNRKRDEKTFKFIYDNNKIVELDHLDAIKQLISIEKKTNLPYFVGGHFEPAQRNNKNLQFRSLLVLDIDKYPEGIEQLELKLEQELKDFEYVAYSTPSHTANIACVRVLIRCNEYIEPKDYNRIVNNFSKTLSFQEYIDQASRTPSQGMLLPVVITITGQPDLEVGYKYELWSKRNVGKLFDHKLFLSQEAGSEAVIQKTTDKKVSNNRIDKNRFKPQKVERILELYPVSNLNYQEWLEVGMALHHYYEGSEHGLAVWDHWSSKDEHEDRYRPEVVARTYYSFQQEVENPITMLTIQQRVAKNKVDNFNKSEKIKLRKSMGSYDFVLTDDTLYFMTKNKEGFGIIQEVPVRISDYIELKGQGQNSEGQYCFIMSIIDRHKIKKEILIPLVAKNDTLKQHLLDAGLNFNPAHFFALTVYILVNKTDTNVSMIYRLGWNADLSCYNLPSKEGLQTFYRNREETRQLNVLEFKMKQNEVRQQKGELKEWQEHIARLAENNSNLCFAIYTAFTPIFLTPLNRDGTILHFFGESSKGKSVMLGVAGSVWGNYGKGYIPWNGTANGIENLALQKNDSLLCLDELTNLKTREVIEQVAYLIINGQSKNRADSRGIGFGNRTAKTWNTMVLSSGEPSFAAHIANLSGEIKGGQTVRFIDIPAVISAEYGVFEDLHEFKENPKQFAEFLRDACFQYKGTPINAFLDYIFIENNFDSILKEIEVLKTEWLGFNLPANAASQVGRVAEVLSSIAAAGVIAMKSGVLPKKYGFTKIAVFEDVAKIFRRWLNEIEDYTTPSEVKVIKQRLIKFWLENQNNFYCNGQEEWLRPPIQHKCVGIMSKKPDEQEHKFSVIDQTVFYIFQNFLENEALKGLNLNYCKKIIREKNYITPYVEKYGDDQITYRSTWMVHYTKTNSKMRCYKLNLEALGITESTRNAPAQIIPMAVPANYEEEERTAIQAESLN, encoded by the coding sequence ATGACTAATCAAAATAAAGACATATCAGTGCAGAGCGATTCTATTCAAGATAATGTAGAAGCCGAAAAATTAATAAATACTTCAGTACTTATTAGCTTTGGCAAAAATGTAAGAACCAAGGAAGTCCAAAACGAGGAAATTAATTGGGATGAATTTATTGATAATTTTATTTTAAAACCAAAGGAACATATTGTTGAATACGATAACCGAAAACGTGATGAGAAAACTTTTAAATTTATTTACGATAATAACAAGATAGTTGAGTTGGATCATCTAGATGCTATAAAGCAACTGATTTCAATAGAGAAAAAAACTAATCTACCTTATTTTGTTGGCGGTCATTTTGAGCCTGCACAACGAAATAATAAGAATCTTCAATTTAGGTCATTGCTCGTTTTAGATATAGATAAATATCCGGAGGGGATAGAGCAATTAGAATTAAAACTAGAACAAGAGCTTAAAGATTTTGAATACGTGGCATATTCCACCCCAAGCCATACCGCTAATATAGCTTGTGTGCGGGTTTTAATAAGGTGCAATGAGTATATAGAGCCAAAAGATTACAATAGAATAGTCAATAATTTTTCCAAAACTCTAAGTTTTCAAGAATATATCGACCAGGCTTCAAGGACTCCAAGCCAAGGTATGTTATTGCCTGTGGTCATTACAATTACCGGTCAACCCGACTTAGAAGTTGGGTATAAATATGAATTATGGTCAAAAAGAAATGTCGGCAAATTATTTGACCATAAACTCTTTCTTAGCCAAGAAGCAGGAAGTGAGGCCGTAATTCAAAAAACCACGGATAAAAAAGTTAGTAATAATAGAATTGATAAAAACAGATTTAAGCCACAAAAAGTAGAACGTATATTAGAATTGTATCCTGTATCAAATTTGAATTATCAGGAGTGGTTAGAAGTAGGGATGGCGCTACATCATTACTACGAAGGAAGTGAGCATGGTTTGGCTGTTTGGGATCACTGGTCTTCAAAAGATGAGCACGAGGATCGTTATAGACCTGAAGTAGTAGCTCGCACCTATTATTCATTTCAGCAAGAAGTGGAAAACCCAATTACGATGCTTACTATACAACAGAGGGTAGCTAAAAATAAAGTAGATAATTTCAATAAGAGCGAAAAGATAAAGCTAAGAAAAAGTATGGGTAGCTATGATTTTGTTTTAACCGATGATACCCTTTATTTTATGACTAAAAATAAAGAAGGTTTCGGTATAATACAGGAAGTACCCGTAAGAATATCCGACTATATAGAGCTGAAAGGACAGGGTCAAAATAGCGAAGGTCAATATTGTTTTATAATGTCAATCATTGACAGGCATAAGATCAAAAAAGAGATATTGATTCCGTTAGTAGCTAAGAATGACACTTTAAAACAGCATTTACTCGATGCGGGGCTTAACTTCAACCCTGCACACTTTTTTGCTTTAACTGTTTATATTCTAGTTAACAAAACTGACACTAACGTTTCTATGATATATAGGTTAGGTTGGAATGCAGACTTAAGTTGCTACAATTTACCGAGTAAAGAGGGATTACAAACATTTTATAGAAACAGGGAAGAAACAAGGCAATTAAACGTACTCGAATTTAAAATGAAGCAAAATGAAGTGCGGCAACAAAAAGGAGAATTGAAAGAATGGCAAGAGCATATTGCAAGGCTAGCAGAAAATAACTCTAACTTATGTTTTGCTATATATACGGCATTTACTCCTATATTTTTAACGCCTTTAAACAGGGACGGCACGATATTACATTTCTTTGGTGAAAGTTCAAAAGGTAAGAGCGTGATGTTAGGAGTTGCAGGTTCAGTTTGGGGGAATTATGGCAAAGGTTATATTCCTTGGAATGGAACAGCTAACGGCATTGAAAATCTTGCACTACAAAAAAATGATTCACTACTTTGTTTGGATGAACTGACCAACCTAAAAACTCGAGAAGTAATAGAGCAAGTAGCGTATCTCATTATTAACGGGCAAAGTAAAAACAGGGCAGATAGTAGAGGTATCGGTTTTGGTAATAGGACTGCAAAAACATGGAATACCATGGTTTTAAGTAGCGGAGAGCCTAGCTTTGCAGCACATATAGCCAATCTTAGCGGGGAAATAAAAGGAGGGCAAACAGTTAGGTTTATAGATATTCCTGCCGTTATTTCCGCTGAATACGGAGTTTTTGAAGACTTACATGAATTTAAAGAAAACCCCAAGCAGTTCGCAGAGTTTTTGCGTGATGCGTGCTTCCAATATAAAGGAACTCCCATCAATGCGTTTCTTGATTATATTTTTATAGAGAATAACTTTGATAGCATATTAAAAGAAATAGAGGTTTTAAAAACCGAATGGCTAGGCTTTAACTTGCCGGCTAATGCTGCTTCCCAAGTAGGAAGAGTTGCAGAAGTATTAAGCAGTATTGCAGCGGCAGGGGTTATAGCTATGAAAAGTGGGGTCTTACCTAAAAAATATGGCTTCACTAAGATTGCGGTTTTTGAAGATGTGGCAAAAATATTTAGGCGTTGGTTGAATGAAATTGAAGACTATACGACTCCTTCTGAAGTTAAAGTAATAAAACAGAGGTTAATAAAATTCTGGTTAGAGAACCAAAATAATTTCTATTGCAATGGCCAAGAGGAATGGTTACGTCCACCGATCCAACATAAATGCGTTGGGATTATGTCAAAAAAACCTGATGAACAAGAACATAAGTTTTCTGTAATAGATCAAACTGTTTTTTATATTTTTCAAAATTTTTTAGAAAATGAAGCATTAAAGGGTTTGAATCTCAATTATTGCAAAAAAATAATCCGAGAAAAAAACTATATCACTCCTTACGTAGAAAAGTACGGCGATGATCAAATAACTTATCGTTCTACGTGGATGGTGCATTATACCAAAACGAATAGCAAAATGAGATGTTATAAACTGAATTTAGAGGCACTAGGTATTACAGAAAGTACGCGGAATGCTCCGGCACAAATTATTCCAATGGCAGTTCCGGCAAATTATGAGGAAGAGGAAAGAACAGCTATTCAAGCCGAGAGCTTGAATTAA
- a CDS encoding luxR family transcriptional regulator, whose translation MSKKITLDEAQIAQVEALSAYLSIEQIANYFGFSEDTFYELKKRDRRVLRAYKKGKAKAIGIVASKLMKLIDQGDVTATIFYLKTQGGWSTDSKGTNIIKISFGNRTATEIINSTLTALEEGKISVPEVQQLTGLAIAKMNIENNSSGDDKAVYQQRSREEALEFAAKIKEARENIKFFNENNIKPETINKSGNA comes from the coding sequence ATGAGTAAAAAAATAACACTGGATGAGGCCCAAATAGCTCAAGTAGAAGCATTGTCAGCTTATTTATCCATAGAGCAGATAGCCAATTATTTTGGTTTTTCAGAGGATACATTTTACGAATTAAAAAAGAGAGATAGAAGAGTACTCCGAGCCTATAAAAAAGGGAAAGCAAAGGCAATAGGTATAGTTGCCAGTAAGCTGATGAAACTAATAGATCAAGGTGATGTAACGGCTACAATATTCTACCTAAAAACTCAAGGTGGATGGTCTACTGATAGTAAGGGTACTAATATTATAAAAATATCATTTGGTAATAGAACAGCTACAGAAATAATAAATAGTACTTTAACCGCTCTGGAAGAAGGCAAGATTAGCGTTCCTGAAGTTCAACAACTTACTGGTTTAGCAATAGCTAAAATGAACATAGAAAATAACAGTTCTGGGGATGATAAAGCAGTTTACCAGCAAAGGAGTAGAGAGGAAGCGTTGGAATTTGCTGCTAAAATAAAGGAAGCAAGAGAGAATATAAAGTTTTTTAATGAAAATAATATAAAACCAGAAACAATTAATAAAAGTGGGAATGCCTAA
- a CDS encoding antirepressor: MTKNDLAIFEDHKIRRTYDKKTDTWFFSVVDVVGALTDSTNASAYWRKLKQRLIQEKSEVVTFYHGLKLKAPDGKKYLTDIANVETLLRLIQ, from the coding sequence ATGACAAAGAATGATTTAGCTATTTTTGAAGACCACAAAATTCGTAGGACATATGACAAAAAAACCGACACATGGTTTTTCTCGGTTGTTGATGTTGTAGGTGCATTAACCGATAGTACTAATGCCAGTGCTTATTGGAGAAAATTAAAACAACGATTAATTCAAGAAAAAAGTGAAGTCGTGACATTTTATCACGGGTTGAAATTAAAAGCTCCTGATGGTAAGAAATATTTAACCGATATTGCTAATGTAGAAACCTTATTAAGATTAATTCAATAA
- a CDS encoding transcriptional regulator, giving the protein MSHHLLPDKAAFVRLPTILKLLPISKSTWLTGVKSGHFPKGVRLGKRITAWRVEDIRKLITSNKEGGNYGTNN; this is encoded by the coding sequence ATGAGTCACCATTTATTACCAGATAAAGCGGCCTTTGTGAGGCTTCCTACGATCTTAAAACTGCTGCCTATTAGCAAATCAACTTGGCTAACAGGTGTTAAATCCGGTCATTTCCCAAAGGGGGTAAGATTAGGAAAAAGAATCACCGCTTGGCGTGTTGAGGATATCCGCAAGCTTATTACAAGTAATAAGGAAGGAGGGAATTATGGAACTAATAATTAA
- a CDS encoding chromosomal replication initiation protein produces the protein MNDVLFLSKSGRPFSDNFIIQLVLKMSKNSKIKASFDYKNGFIAYMAWALRYEKHDAVKTGNINFRFKANIPANSDEHQEQQKQLKLLKLPEGIWGNICQKLIVIYDEYAYRNWFSKLTPVIDKEAKTIELKAPNLFVKQWVKDNYGEVIINIIKDLGFELKEISSSYNLKRGY, from the coding sequence ATGAATGATGTTCTATTCCTTTCTAAGTCAGGTCGTCCTTTTTCTGATAACTTCATTATCCAGCTAGTTTTAAAAATGTCTAAAAATTCCAAGATAAAGGCTAGTTTTGATTATAAAAACGGATTTATTGCTTATATGGCTTGGGCTTTGCGTTATGAAAAACACGACGCAGTTAAAACAGGAAATATCAATTTTAGGTTTAAGGCTAATATACCAGCAAACAGTGATGAACATCAGGAACAGCAGAAACAACTTAAACTACTGAAGTTACCGGAAGGAATATGGGGAAATATTTGCCAGAAACTCATTGTTATTTATGACGAATATGCTTATAGAAACTGGTTTAGCAAATTAACTCCTGTTATTGACAAGGAAGCTAAAACCATTGAGCTAAAAGCTCCAAATTTGTTTGTTAAGCAATGGGTAAAAGATAACTACGGAGAAGTAATTATAAATATAATAAAAGACTTAGGATTTGAGCTTAAGGAGATATCAAGTAGTTATAATCTAAAAAGAGGCTATTAA